In Hymenobacter sublimis, a single genomic region encodes these proteins:
- a CDS encoding 5-methylcytosine restriction system specificity protein McrC, translating into MIPIQNLYYLLCYAWNRLPEQQELLAINTTTFHRPLELLTHVLLTGTRRLMHRGLPVAYTERTEELTELRGRVQLAPTLSQNLLSRGRAICTVDELNQNTALARLVLGTLQQLSRTRSLPAALRQQVRATMRRFPDAVLPEPPSAATLRAVRRLRPTGLAGFLLNVCELIQQSALPTPDAEGPTRFRDFRRDERLMALLFEQFVRNFYRLEQRQFRVLSETIQWQAEAETVEALHLLPAMVTDTTLENEQRKIILDTKYYAAALKPRYDQHKLISPHLYQLYAYLQNQPRPAEQQLEGVLLYPAAAHAVDVRYTLGGHPVRIVTVDLAQPWQQIARDLLALLD; encoded by the coding sequence ATGATTCCCATTCAGAACCTGTACTACCTGCTCTGCTACGCCTGGAACCGGCTGCCGGAGCAGCAGGAACTGCTGGCAATCAACACGACCACCTTCCACCGGCCCCTGGAACTGCTCACTCACGTCTTGCTGACGGGCACGCGCCGGCTGATGCACCGGGGCCTACCGGTGGCGTACACGGAGCGCACCGAGGAGCTGACGGAACTGCGCGGCCGGGTGCAGTTGGCCCCTACCCTAAGCCAAAACCTACTGTCGCGCGGCCGGGCCATTTGCACGGTAGATGAGCTAAACCAGAACACAGCCCTGGCCCGACTGGTACTCGGCACTTTGCAGCAGCTGAGTCGTACTCGTAGCCTACCCGCTGCTTTGCGCCAGCAAGTACGCGCGACCATGCGCCGCTTCCCGGATGCGGTGCTGCCCGAGCCGCCCAGCGCGGCTACGTTGCGGGCCGTGCGCCGCCTGCGGCCCACTGGGCTAGCAGGTTTCCTACTGAACGTGTGCGAGTTAATTCAGCAGAGCGCCCTACCCACTCCCGATGCCGAAGGCCCAACCCGCTTCCGCGACTTCCGGCGCGATGAGCGGCTGATGGCGCTGCTTTTTGAGCAATTCGTGCGCAATTTTTACCGCTTGGAGCAGCGCCAGTTTCGGGTGCTTTCCGAAACGATTCAGTGGCAGGCCGAAGCCGAAACGGTCGAGGCCTTGCACCTGCTGCCGGCCATGGTCACGGATACTACCCTGGAAAACGAGCAGCGCAAAATCATCCTCGACACCAAGTATTACGCCGCCGCTCTTAAGCCCCGCTACGACCAGCACAAGCTGATTTCGCCCCACCTCTACCAGCTCTACGCCTACCTTCAGAACCAGCCCCGGCCTGCTGAGCAGCAGCTAGAAGGCGTCCTGCTGTATCCGGCCGCTGCTCACGCCGTGGATGTGCGCTACACGCTCGGGGGGCATCCCGTCCGCATTGTTACGGTGGACCTGGCCCAGCCTTGGCAGCAGATTGCCCGCGACCTGCTAGCCTTGCTTGATTAA
- a CDS encoding universal stress protein: protein MTILCPVDFSAATAAVVKYSAALAAGTGAELRLLHVLEPQLSSTAGVGHDVALARQLALCREAAQAAGAQVTTVVLRGEAAREIVEEARRHPADIIVIGAHGQTGLTRFLMGSTAETVVRTASCVTLLVKPGCPTAYRQSA, encoded by the coding sequence ATGACCATCCTCTGTCCGGTTGATTTTTCGGCTGCTACTGCTGCGGTGGTGAAGTACTCGGCGGCGCTGGCGGCGGGTACGGGGGCTGAGCTGCGGCTTTTGCACGTGCTAGAGCCGCAGCTCAGCTCTACCGCTGGTGTGGGGCATGATGTGGCGCTGGCTCGCCAGTTGGCTTTGTGCCGGGAAGCCGCACAGGCAGCTGGCGCTCAAGTAACTACCGTTGTTCTGCGCGGTGAGGCCGCCCGCGAAATCGTGGAAGAAGCGCGCCGCCATCCGGCCGACATCATTGTTATCGGAGCGCACGGCCAAACGGGGCTTACCCGCTTTCTGATGGGTAGCACCGCCGAAACCGTGGTGCGAACTGCCTCCTGCGTGACGCTGCTGGTAAAGCCTGGCTGCCCCACCGCCTA
- a CDS encoding TolC family protein, with protein MLFRPQYAAPFLATLGLLVGSAAHAQVPLSAATPSDSLSLETTVRSVLDANPAINALQEEVNQAQSRLDESRTYLRPVVDGTVSYTRVDPQVKLQLNPDEPGFQLAPNNNYDGHVTARYTVLDFGRANAAIEAARSRTLTAADQINVTRRDLAFAAAQSYYSILFAREAIRVQDAQIASLRQHQREMEKRVQGGVSTNFDVTTTQVRIAQAQDRRIDLQNQLRNQEIQLARLLHRPESAVTPVRGRFEYNPQPVNVEDALAKGAENRPEVKLAKDAEQTASAQLRVAETSNKPSLTVLAQAGGKNGYIVPNLERVRFNTVAGAQLSIPIYDGDRNRYQRAAAQSAIKGAQARTQDTQEQVRADVLQAVNNMQTSTARYDNSQVQIGQAADALTRAKARYRYGVGSNLDVLDAETQLAQSRLSRLQAIYNYTLGQYQLRRATGEQIW; from the coding sequence ATGCTTTTCCGACCTCAATACGCTGCCCCATTTTTAGCTACCCTCGGGTTGCTGGTGGGTAGTGCGGCACACGCACAGGTGCCGCTATCCGCAGCAACTCCTAGTGATTCTCTGTCGCTGGAAACTACCGTGCGTTCGGTGCTTGATGCTAACCCCGCCATTAATGCCCTGCAGGAAGAAGTAAACCAGGCCCAAAGTCGCCTCGATGAGAGCCGTACCTACCTGCGGCCCGTGGTAGATGGCACCGTCAGCTACACCCGCGTTGATCCGCAGGTGAAGTTGCAGCTAAACCCCGATGAGCCCGGTTTTCAGCTGGCCCCCAATAACAACTACGACGGGCACGTGACGGCCCGGTATACGGTGCTGGACTTTGGGCGCGCCAACGCAGCCATTGAAGCGGCCCGGAGCCGGACGCTCACGGCCGCCGACCAAATCAACGTTACCCGCCGCGACTTGGCCTTTGCCGCCGCCCAGAGCTACTACAGCATTCTGTTCGCCCGTGAAGCCATTCGGGTGCAGGACGCCCAAATTGCTTCCCTGCGCCAGCACCAGCGCGAAATGGAGAAGCGGGTGCAAGGTGGGGTAAGCACCAACTTCGACGTGACAACCACGCAGGTGCGCATTGCCCAGGCTCAGGACCGCCGCATCGACTTGCAAAACCAGTTGCGCAACCAGGAAATTCAGCTGGCCCGCCTGCTGCACCGCCCCGAGTCGGCGGTAACGCCGGTGCGCGGCCGTTTTGAGTACAACCCGCAACCCGTGAACGTAGAGGACGCGCTGGCCAAAGGCGCAGAGAACCGGCCCGAAGTAAAGCTGGCTAAGGACGCCGAGCAAACTGCTTCCGCCCAGTTGCGCGTGGCCGAAACCAGCAACAAGCCCAGCCTCACGGTGCTAGCTCAGGCCGGAGGGAAAAACGGCTACATCGTGCCCAACCTGGAGCGCGTGCGTTTTAACACGGTAGCCGGCGCCCAGCTTTCCATCCCGATTTACGACGGCGACCGGAACCGCTACCAGCGGGCAGCCGCGCAATCGGCCATCAAAGGCGCTCAGGCTCGCACCCAGGACACCCAGGAGCAAGTGCGCGCCGATGTACTGCAGGCTGTGAACAACATGCAAACCAGCACCGCCCGCTACGACAACTCCCAGGTTCAGATCGGGCAGGCCGCTGACGCCCTAACCCGGGCCAAAGCCCGCTACCGCTACGGAGTAGGCAGCAACCTGGACGTACTGGACGCGGAAACGCAGCTGGCTCAGTCGCGCCTCTCGCGCCTGCAAGCCATCTACAACTACACCCTCGGCCAGTACCAGCTGCGCCGCGCCACCGGCGAGCAGATTTGGTAG
- a CDS encoding McrB family protein → MPTPDLDPTHLTRDQVIRALQQMDLDGPRMPLSTVYDLVFMGKRYAPRAVAQLAFRLATEQPEATWPLPAGAPTNRVLEQLDFTIATKRPTLENSPLLDGDVAAQEQMQELYTGATRETPPAKVKGIKQVAPTEKSPAEPASASDPLPAFEVQEPAASYQHSTPEPYDQAMALAELFISAEKLAATLAALRRRRNLILQGPPGTGKTYLARRLAWLELGATDAARVELVQFHPSYSYEDFVQGFRPDGAGTFRLQNGILVDFCQRAAQDPERPYFLLIDELNRGNVARIFGELLLLLEADKRGPAHAVRLPYAPAGSPPFFVPANVFLIGTMNLADRSLAPLDYALRRRFAFVSLEPEFGAPLRELLAAQGVPAAVSHRLTTRLAALNQVITDDPDLGPDFCIGHSYFCQPPAEPAAAAEWLQLILEQEIEPLLDDYWLDQPAKATQQKKKLLA, encoded by the coding sequence ATGCCGACTCCCGACCTCGACCCTACCCACCTCACCCGCGACCAAGTTATTCGGGCCCTTCAGCAGATGGACCTGGATGGTCCGCGCATGCCGCTGAGCACCGTCTACGACCTAGTCTTCATGGGCAAGCGCTACGCGCCGCGGGCCGTGGCCCAGCTGGCGTTTCGGCTGGCTACGGAGCAGCCCGAAGCAACCTGGCCCCTACCGGCTGGCGCGCCTACCAACCGGGTGCTGGAGCAGCTCGACTTCACCATTGCCACCAAGCGCCCTACCCTCGAAAACTCGCCCCTATTGGATGGCGATGTGGCCGCCCAGGAGCAAATGCAGGAACTCTACACCGGTGCTACCCGCGAAACGCCGCCTGCCAAAGTCAAGGGAATTAAGCAGGTAGCTCCGACCGAAAAATCTCCAGCCGAACCAGCTTCTGCCTCTGACCCGCTACCTGCGTTCGAGGTCCAGGAACCAGCCGCCTCCTACCAGCATTCCACACCAGAACCCTACGACCAAGCAATGGCGTTGGCGGAGCTGTTTATTTCAGCGGAAAAGCTGGCTGCCACCCTGGCAGCCCTGCGCCGCCGCCGCAACCTGATTCTGCAGGGGCCGCCCGGTACGGGCAAAACGTATTTGGCCCGGCGGCTGGCTTGGCTGGAACTAGGCGCTACCGACGCGGCCCGCGTGGAGCTAGTTCAGTTTCACCCCAGCTACAGCTACGAGGACTTTGTGCAAGGTTTCCGGCCCGATGGCGCAGGTACTTTCCGGCTACAGAATGGCATCTTGGTGGATTTCTGCCAGCGCGCTGCCCAGGACCCGGAACGGCCTTATTTTCTGCTGATTGACGAGTTGAACCGGGGCAACGTGGCGCGTATTTTCGGGGAACTGCTGCTCTTGCTGGAAGCCGACAAGCGCGGCCCCGCCCACGCCGTGCGCCTACCCTACGCCCCGGCCGGTAGCCCGCCCTTTTTCGTGCCAGCCAACGTTTTTCTCATTGGCACCATGAACTTAGCTGACCGCAGCCTGGCCCCGCTCGATTACGCCCTGCGGCGGCGCTTTGCCTTCGTGAGTTTGGAGCCGGAGTTTGGCGCCCCCCTGCGCGAGTTACTGGCGGCCCAGGGCGTACCCGCTGCTGTCAGCCACCGGCTTACCACTCGCCTGGCCGCTCTCAATCAGGTAATTACCGACGACCCGGACCTGGGGCCAGACTTCTGCATCGGGCACAGCTACTTCTGCCAACCACCCGCTGAGCCTGCCGCCGCTGCGGAGTGGCTGCAACTGATTCTGGAACAGGAAATTGAGCCTCTCCTGGATGATTACTGGCTCGACCAGCCAGCCAAGGCCACCCAGCAAAAGAAAAAGCTGCTAGCGTAA
- a CDS encoding sigma 54-interacting transcriptional regulator: MPDQDDSLLLYLNDAIATTRNKEDLFRSVTEKLRLIFPFDAITILTLDTEHQYRRIFLRDYLGEVLLPDVHAHQPTRTSVEGTPIALFLRQPRLHQYDLQEFMAEHGEFSPFRNLLERGMRYITVVPLRTSGQLIGLLSLVARRRPELSELDADLLEKIGSLVAVAVTNTLAFEDIARREQEKTMQLALNNALLSIKEREELFRTIATEINRVVPHDYFGVRVRESRSPVRAFAEFNKQPDGTFLALDENRYDDLPKSEASKQAVVELFSRPGVYVGADFEDLAQRYDMLRYIREQRGTRSILCAPLDVGDEQMAALILASHQPLAFTEETLELIQTLVPQIRLAVQNVFAFEQIDALRTQLERERTYLIDEINTTAAARLDDFVGGSGVMQQVYTRLAQVAPTDTTVLITGETGTGKELVARALHNLSPRKERALIKINCAALPAQLIESELFGHEKGAFTGAHDRRIGKFELADKGTIFLDEVGELPLDLQAKLLRVLQEKEFERIGGRRVIPTDVRVIAATNRVLEDEVAAGRFRADLYYRLNVFPIKLPPLRERPEDIEPLMRYFLERFTKQMGKPVRGLRERDLKALRQYGWPGNVRELEHVLEQAVIVSQGPFLEFAGFSAAAQVAPATPETGGPIKTLKDQERDHILAALRRTGGRVSGPNGAAVLLDINPKTLEARMKKLGIQRTVEVR; the protein is encoded by the coding sequence ATGCCTGACCAAGATGACTCGCTTCTTCTGTATCTGAATGATGCCATTGCTACCACGCGCAACAAGGAGGACCTATTTCGGAGTGTAACGGAAAAGCTACGGCTAATTTTTCCCTTCGACGCCATTACCATTCTGACCCTGGACACAGAACACCAGTACCGCCGGATTTTTCTGCGCGACTACCTGGGTGAAGTATTGCTACCTGATGTGCATGCGCACCAACCAACTCGTACGTCGGTAGAGGGCACGCCTATTGCGCTTTTTCTGCGTCAACCCCGCCTGCACCAGTATGATTTGCAGGAATTTATGGCGGAGCACGGCGAATTTTCTCCCTTCCGCAACCTACTGGAACGGGGCATGCGCTACATTACGGTGGTACCCCTACGTACCAGCGGGCAGCTGATTGGCCTGCTGTCGTTGGTGGCCCGGCGACGGCCCGAATTGTCGGAATTAGACGCGGATCTGCTGGAAAAAATTGGTAGTCTGGTAGCAGTGGCCGTAACCAATACGCTGGCGTTCGAGGACATTGCCCGCCGGGAGCAGGAAAAAACTATGCAGCTGGCTCTCAATAATGCCCTGCTGAGCATCAAGGAGCGCGAGGAGCTTTTCCGGACTATTGCCACCGAAATCAACCGGGTAGTGCCGCACGACTACTTCGGGGTGCGGGTGCGGGAGTCCCGCTCCCCGGTGCGCGCCTTTGCTGAGTTCAACAAGCAGCCCGATGGTACCTTTCTGGCCCTGGATGAGAACCGCTACGATGATTTGCCAAAGTCGGAAGCTAGCAAACAGGCGGTAGTGGAGCTATTTTCGCGGCCCGGCGTGTACGTGGGGGCCGATTTTGAGGACCTCGCCCAGCGCTACGACATGCTCCGTTACATTCGGGAGCAGCGCGGCACCCGCTCTATTCTGTGCGCGCCCCTGGACGTGGGCGACGAACAGATGGCGGCCCTTATTCTGGCCAGCCACCAGCCGCTGGCCTTCACGGAGGAAACTCTGGAGCTAATTCAGACCCTGGTGCCCCAGATTCGGCTGGCTGTCCAGAACGTGTTTGCCTTCGAGCAGATTGACGCCCTGCGCACCCAACTGGAGCGGGAGCGGACCTACCTCATCGACGAAATCAATACCACTGCCGCCGCCCGCCTCGACGATTTTGTGGGCGGCAGCGGCGTGATGCAGCAAGTTTACACCCGTCTGGCCCAGGTAGCTCCCACTGACACCACCGTGCTCATTACCGGCGAAACCGGAACCGGCAAGGAGCTGGTGGCCCGAGCCCTGCATAATCTGTCGCCGCGCAAGGAGCGGGCCCTGATTAAAATCAACTGCGCCGCCTTGCCCGCACAGCTAATTGAAAGTGAACTATTTGGTCACGAAAAAGGCGCCTTCACCGGGGCCCACGACCGGCGCATCGGTAAGTTTGAGCTGGCTGACAAAGGCACGATTTTTCTGGACGAGGTGGGGGAGCTACCCCTCGATCTGCAAGCCAAGCTGCTGCGGGTGCTGCAGGAAAAAGAGTTCGAGCGTATTGGTGGCCGCCGCGTCATTCCGACCGATGTGCGGGTAATTGCGGCCACAAACCGGGTGCTGGAAGACGAGGTGGCTGCCGGCCGTTTCCGCGCCGATTTGTACTACCGCCTCAACGTGTTTCCCATTAAGCTGCCGCCCCTGCGCGAGCGGCCCGAGGATATTGAGCCGCTGATGCGCTACTTCCTGGAGCGCTTCACCAAACAGATGGGTAAGCCTGTGCGCGGCCTGCGCGAGCGGGACCTGAAAGCCCTGCGCCAGTACGGCTGGCCCGGCAACGTGCGCGAACTGGAGCACGTGCTAGAACAGGCTGTCATTGTCAGCCAGGGGCCGTTTTTGGAGTTTGCGGGCTTCTCCGCCGCTGCCCAAGTAGCCCCAGCCACTCCCGAAACTGGCGGCCCCATCAAAACCCTCAAAGACCAGGAGCGCGACCATATTCTGGCGGCCCTGCGCCGCACGGGCGGCCGCGTCAGCGGCCCCAACGGCGCCGCCGTCCTCCTCGATATTAACCCCAAAACCCTGGAAGCCCGCATGAAAAAGCTCGGCATTCAGCGGACGGTGGAGGTGAGATAG